A single Fusobacterium sp. JB019 DNA region contains:
- a CDS encoding polyprenyl synthetase family protein, with product MLKSYLNENKALVELNIEKYLSELTYPNEISEGMKYSILNGGKRIRPILLFMILDILNKNKELGMPCAVAIEMIHSYSLVHDDLPALDNDDYRRGVLTTHKKFGEAEGILIGDALLTHAFNILSEKNKGLISSDKIVEIIGKVSSYSGINGMIGGQMIDIKSEGKKINIDTLKYIHENKTGKLLKLPIEIGCIIGDASDKLKKELEEYADLLGLAFQIKDDILDIEGTFEDLGKPIGSDTELQKSTYPSLIGLEESKRLLLEIVTKAKSKILDNFDEKEGKNLLKLAEYIANRNK from the coding sequence ATGCTAAAATCTTATTTAAATGAAAATAAAGCATTGGTGGAACTAAATATAGAAAAATATTTATCTGAGTTGACATATCCTAATGAAATATCAGAAGGAATGAAATATTCTATTTTAAATGGTGGAAAAAGGATAAGACCTATTTTATTATTTATGATTTTAGATATTTTAAATAAAAATAAAGAATTGGGAATGCCATGTGCAGTGGCAATAGAAATGATTCATTCTTATTCTTTGGTTCATGATGATTTACCTGCTTTAGATAACGATGATTACAGGAGAGGAGTTTTAACAACTCATAAAAAATTTGGAGAAGCAGAAGGGATATTGATAGGGGATGCATTATTGACCCATGCTTTTAATATTTTATCTGAAAAAAATAAAGGTTTAATATCTTCAGATAAAATAGTTGAAATAATTGGAAAAGTTTCTAGTTATTCCGGAATAAATGGAATGATTGGTGGACAAATGATAGATATAAAAAGCGAAGGAAAAAAAATCAATATAGACACTTTGAAATATATTCATGAAAATAAAACAGGGAAATTATTAAAATTGCCTATAGAAATAGGATGTATAATAGGAGATGCTTCAGATAAATTAAAAAAAGAGTTAGAAGAATATGCAGATTTATTAGGATTAGCTTTTCAAATAAAGGATGATATTTTAGATATAGAAGGAACTTTTGAAGATTTAGGAAAACCTATAGGAAGTGATACTGAACTACAAAAATCAACATATCCTTCATTAATAGGTTTGGAAGAGAGTAAAAGATTATTATTGGAAATTGTAACAAAAGCAAAGTCTAAAATTTTAGATAATTTTGATGAAAAAGAAGGAAAAAATTTACTAAAACTTGCTGAATATATAGCCAATAGAAACAAATAA
- the xseB gene encoding exodeoxyribonuclease VII small subunit: protein MARGNSFEENLKEIDLMIKKLESGELTLEDSIKEYEKTMKLIKKSSDMLNKAEGKILKIREVNGEIILEEEE, encoded by the coding sequence TTGGCAAGAGGAAATAGTTTTGAAGAAAATTTAAAAGAGATTGATTTAATGATAAAAAAATTAGAATCAGGAGAATTAACTTTGGAAGATTCTATAAAAGAATACGAAAAAACTATGAAGCTTATAAAAAAATCTTCCGATATGTTGAATAAAGCAGAAGGAAAAATATTAAAAATTAGAGAAGTTAATGGAGAAATTATTTTAGAGGAGGAAGAGTAA
- the rsmD gene encoding 16S rRNA (guanine(966)-N(2))-methyltransferase RsmD: MKIIAGEAKGRVIKSRKGMETRPTLANVKESLFSMILPYINNCCFLDLFSGTGNIALEALSRGAKRAIMIEKDPEALKIIIENINNLGFENRCRAYKNDVLRAVKILGKKNEKFDIIFMDPPYKEELCRNVMKEIRKADILADGGLIICEHHMFEDLIEDIEGFKFRDRRLYGKKAISFFVKE; the protein is encoded by the coding sequence ATGAAAATAATAGCTGGAGAAGCAAAAGGAAGAGTTATAAAAAGTAGAAAAGGAATGGAAACTAGACCAACTCTTGCTAATGTAAAGGAATCTCTGTTTTCAATGATACTTCCATATATAAATAATTGTTGTTTTTTAGATTTATTTAGTGGAACTGGAAATATAGCTTTAGAGGCTTTAAGTAGAGGAGCTAAAAGAGCAATAATGATAGAGAAAGATCCTGAAGCATTAAAAATAATAATAGAAAATATAAATAATTTAGGTTTTGAAAATAGATGTAGGGCCTATAAGAATGATGTTTTAAGAGCAGTTAAAATTTTAGGAAAGAAAAATGAGAAGTTTGACATTATATTTATGGATCCTCCATACAAAGAAGAATTATGTAGAAATGTAATGAAAGAAATTAGAAAAGCAGATATTTTAGCAGATGGTGGTTTAATAATTTGTGAGCATCATATGTTTGAGGATTTAATTGAAGATATAGAAGGATTTAAATTCAGAGATAGAAGACTTTATGGAAAAAAGGCAATATCTTTTTTTGTGAAGGAATAA
- the queA gene encoding tRNA preQ1(34) S-adenosylmethionine ribosyltransferase-isomerase QueA — MSTLLKDYDYNLPEELIGQHPREPRDHARLLVVDKKNKKTEDKHFYNIIDYLKQGDVLVRNSTKVIPARMFGRKETGAVLEVLLLKRKSLDTWECLLGHAKKLKLGQKIYIGDNKELIGELLEIKEDGNRIMKFYYEGIFEEVLDKLGKMPLPPYIVEKLEDQSRYQTVYAKRGESVAAPTAGLHFTPELLEKIKEKGITIVDVYLEVGLGTFRPVQEENVLNHKMHTEKFEIPKEACEIINKAKAEGRRIVAVGTTTVRALESAAIEKGKLISEIDDTDIFIYPGYKFKIIDALITNFHLPKSTLLMLVSAFSSREFMLDVYKEAVLKEYHFFSFGDSMFIY, encoded by the coding sequence ATGTCTACATTGTTAAAGGATTATGATTACAATCTTCCAGAAGAATTGATAGGGCAACATCCTAGAGAACCTAGGGATCATGCTAGGCTTTTGGTGGTAGATAAAAAAAATAAAAAAACAGAAGATAAGCATTTTTATAATATAATAGATTATCTAAAACAGGGAGATGTTTTAGTTAGAAATTCAACTAAAGTTATTCCCGCTAGAATGTTTGGAAGAAAAGAAACAGGAGCGGTTTTAGAAGTATTATTATTAAAAAGAAAAAGTTTAGATACTTGGGAATGTTTATTAGGGCATGCTAAGAAGTTAAAATTAGGACAAAAAATATATATTGGAGATAATAAAGAGTTGATTGGAGAACTTTTAGAGATAAAGGAAGATGGAAATAGAATTATGAAATTCTATTATGAAGGTATTTTTGAAGAAGTTTTAGATAAATTAGGAAAAATGCCACTACCTCCTTATATTGTAGAAAAATTAGAAGATCAATCTAGATATCAAACTGTTTATGCAAAAAGAGGAGAATCAGTTGCAGCTCCAACAGCAGGATTACATTTTACTCCAGAACTTTTGGAAAAGATAAAAGAAAAAGGAATTACAATTGTAGATGTATATTTAGAAGTTGGTTTAGGAACTTTTAGACCTGTTCAAGAGGAGAATGTTTTAAATCATAAAATGCATACTGAAAAATTTGAAATTCCTAAGGAAGCTTGTGAAATAATTAATAAAGCTAAAGCAGAGGGAAGAAGAATAGTGGCTGTAGGAACTACAACTGTTAGAGCTTTAGAATCAGCAGCTATAGAAAAAGGAAAATTAATTTCTGAAATAGATGATACAGATATATTTATATATCCTGGATATAAATTTAAAATAATAGATGCATTAATTACGAATTTTCATTTACCAAAATCTACTTTACTAATGTTAGTATCTGCATTTTCTAGTAGAGAATTTATGTTAGATGTATATAAAGAAGCAGTTTTAAAAGAATATCACTTCTTTAGTTTTGGTGATTCTATGTTTATTTATTAG